In Microbacterium sp. ABRD28, the genomic stretch TTCCCCGACCGGACGATGCCGGACCGGTACGAGGAGACGGTGCGCGAGATCTTCCCCGACGACCACCCCGGTGCGTTCGTGCAGCTGCCCGACGGGCGATGGATCTGGGCGACCTTCTACCACTTCCAGTGGGACTTGAACTATGCCAACCCCCGGGTGTTCCGGGCGATGGCGCAGGAGATGATGTTCCTCGCCAATCAGGGCGTCGAGGTCCTTCGCATGGACGCCGTCGCGTTCATCTGGAAGCGCCTCGGCACTCCGTGCGAGTCGCTTCCCGAAGCGCACCTGCTCCTGCGCGCCTTCAACCTGGTCCTCCGACTCGCGGCTCCCTCGGTGCTGTTCAAATCCGAGGCGATCGTGCACCCAGACGAGGTGATCACGTACATCTCCCCCGGCGAGTGTCAGCTGTCGTACAACCCGTTGCAGATGGCGCTGGGCTGGGAGGCCCTCGCCACCCGCGACGCCCGGCTGCTGCAGAAGGCGCTCGACGAGCGCCACGCGCTGCCGCCCGGGACCTCGTGGGTCAACTACGTCCGCAGTCACGACGACATCGGCTGGACCTTCGCCGACGAGGACGCGGCCGAGCTCGGCATCGACGGCTACCCGCATCGGCGGTTCCTCAACGACTTCTACGTCGGGAGGTTCGAGGGCACCTTCTCGCGCGGCGAGCCCTTCCAGGAGAACCCGAAGACCGGTGATGCCCGTGTCGCCGGCACGACGGCATCGCTGGCGGGCATCGAGGCGGGTGACCCCGGTGGTGAGGACCGCGTCATCCTCGCCCACGCTCTGGCCCTCTCTACCGGCGGGATCCCGCTCATCTACCTCGGCGACGAGGTCGGTCAGCTCAACGACTACGGCTACCGGGACGACCCGGCCCACGCCGACGACAGTCGCTGGGTGCACAGGCCCCACCGCGACGCGAGGGCGTACGCGGCACGGCACGACGAGTCCACCGTCGCCGGGCGCCTCAGCGCCCGGCTCCACGCTCTGATCCGAGCCCGGCAGAACTCCCCCGAGTTCGCCGCCGGCAATCCCCTCCTCCCCTTCCACACGCCGTTCCCGCAGGTGGTGGGTTTCCAGCGTGTCGCCGCGGACTCCACGATTCTCGTGCTCGGCAACGTCGGCGACTCCACCGTGCTGATCGAGCCGATCACCCTCTCGGGGTTCCGACCGGATGCCACCGACATCGTCTCGCACTCCCCCGTCGTCCTGACGGGCGGGCTCATGCTCCCCGCGCACGGCGTCGTCTGGCTCCGGGTACGACCGGCGTGAGAGATCGGCCGCACTAGCATCGAGGGATGCTCACGGCTCTCACCGGCTTCGTCGTGGTGGGTGTCGCGATCCTCATCGGCTACATCCTCGGGCGCATCAACCTGCTCGGCGAGCACGCGCGCCCGGTGCTGGCACGGCTGACCTTCTTCGTCCTGTCGCCGTTCCTGCTCTTCGTCGTCCTGGCCGAGGCCGACGTGCGAACGCTCTTCTCGTCGCTCCTGCCGGTGTCCGCGATCGCCGCCGTGGCGGTCATCGTGGTCTACGCGGTCATCGCGCGCGTGGTGTGGCGCCGGTCCGTCGCCGAGACGACGATCGGGAGCCTGAGCGCAGGCCAGGTGAACTCCAACAACATCGGCATCCCCCTCTCGCTCTACCTCCTCGGCGATGCGGCGTTCCCGGCGCCGGTCATCCTCCTGCAGCTCCTCGTCTTCACGCCGATCACGATGGCGATCCTCGATGCTGTGACATCCGGGCGTTCGTCCCTCGGGAAGACGGTCGGTCGCGTCGTCTCCAATCCGATCGTCATCGGCTCCGCGCTCGGCGCGGCGGTCTCGATCAGCGGAGTCGAGCTGCCGGAGGTCGTCATGGCTCCGGCCGCGCTCGTGGCGAACGCCTGCGTGCCGGTGCTGCTCATCAGCTACGGCCTGTCGCTGTACGGGCAGCGCGTCCTCGGCGCCCACGGGCGACGCCGCGATGTGGTCCTCGCGTCGACGCTGAAGCTGCTGGTCATGCCCGCGATCGCCTGGGCGGTCGCGACCCTGGTGTTCGCGCTCCCCCGCGCCGACGTACTGGTCATCGTCGTTCTGGCCGCTCTTCCGACCGCGCAGAATGTGTTCAACTACGCCCAGCGCTTCGACGTCGGTGAGGCGATCGCGCGGGATACGGTATTCCTGACCACGATCGGATGCATCCCGGTCCTGCTGGCTGCGACTGCGATCCTCGGCTGAAGACCGTAGCCGTCCGTCGGGTCAGACCGCGCGAATGATTCCGAGCGGGGTCGACTGGTGACCCTGGCCGAGCGGATTGTCCTTCAGGATCGCCACGAGCTGCTTCTCGCGTGCCTTGTCGACGGTCGAGCCGAGGATGTTCCCGCCCAGGTCGTTGATGTCGACAACCGCGACCTCGGGAACGCCTCCGAGAAGATCCTTCAACCGCCTGGCCACCTCGCGGGGGCGATCCGGCCCGAGCACCACGGCCTTGTTGTACGGCGGGATGGTGCCGCTCGTGGGCCCGTCGATCGCACGCGCTTTGTCGCCGGCGATCCGGTAGAAATCGCCCTTCCGGCCGAACACCTTCGTCACCGCCGAGACGGCGGCGGCGAGCAGGATGCGAGGGGTGCCGCACTCCCGAAGAGCCATCTCCATGGTCTCGGGCATGCCCAGACCGATCCCGTGCGGGGTCCGGGTCACGTAGCGCGACAGGAACCGCGCAAGCCCGCGCGGCTGGATCTCGTCCAGCGGGTACGACCGACCCTGGGTGATAGCGACGATCTTCTCGGTCACGAACAGCAGATCATCGGGTCGGACCAGGCTCGCCGCGTACT encodes the following:
- a CDS encoding AEC family transporter is translated as MLTALTGFVVVGVAILIGYILGRINLLGEHARPVLARLTFFVLSPFLLFVVLAEADVRTLFSSLLPVSAIAAVAVIVVYAVIARVVWRRSVAETTIGSLSAGQVNSNNIGIPLSLYLLGDAAFPAPVILLQLLVFTPITMAILDAVTSGRSSLGKTVGRVVSNPIVIGSALGAAVSISGVELPEVVMAPAALVANACVPVLLISYGLSLYGQRVLGAHGRRRDVVLASTLKLLVMPAIAWAVATLVFALPRADVLVIVVLAALPTAQNVFNYAQRFDVGEAIARDTVFLTTIGCIPVLLAATAILG
- a CDS encoding coenzyme F420-0:L-glutamate ligase codes for the protein MTGEANDGKALTVTVDGASFARIPIRTRVVMPGDDLDAFVREYAASLVRPDDLLFVTEKIVAITQGRSYPLDEIQPRGLARFLSRYVTRTPHGIGLGMPETMEMALRECGTPRILLAAAVSAVTKVFGRKGDFYRIAGDKARAIDGPTSGTIPPYNKAVVLGPDRPREVARRLKDLLGGVPEVAVVDINDLGGNILGSTVDKAREKQLVAILKDNPLGQGHQSTPLGIIRAV
- a CDS encoding alpha-amylase family protein; amino-acid sequence: MTRLSPDPSVDLEAARAAARAVLGDAGPAFDERLTATLPELHGLFAQLYGDRDDGREALAEVIAAAAAGWRDRPTDLKQLDAQRMADPDWFLSERMLGGVCYVDRYAGTLAGIRAQIPYFQELGLTYLHLMPLFDSPEGNNDGGYAVSSYRKVDPPLGTMADLAALSADLRAAGISLVLDFIFNHTSNEHEWARKAVAGDLDYEDFYLIFPDRTMPDRYEETVREIFPDDHPGAFVQLPDGRWIWATFYHFQWDLNYANPRVFRAMAQEMMFLANQGVEVLRMDAVAFIWKRLGTPCESLPEAHLLLRAFNLVLRLAAPSVLFKSEAIVHPDEVITYISPGECQLSYNPLQMALGWEALATRDARLLQKALDERHALPPGTSWVNYVRSHDDIGWTFADEDAAELGIDGYPHRRFLNDFYVGRFEGTFSRGEPFQENPKTGDARVAGTTASLAGIEAGDPGGEDRVILAHALALSTGGIPLIYLGDEVGQLNDYGYRDDPAHADDSRWVHRPHRDARAYAARHDESTVAGRLSARLHALIRARQNSPEFAAGNPLLPFHTPFPQVVGFQRVAADSTILVLGNVGDSTVLIEPITLSGFRPDATDIVSHSPVVLTGGLMLPAHGVVWLRVRPA